ctcctgcagaatcagcacgaaacacacgaataggcgtgaAATACTGAATACGAACCATGGTTGCGAAACGCTGAtgaatagagagcacctcactgcgagagtgcataagaaacaaccaggtgtatcgcgaaaaattatcaataaacaaaatatagtatcgatgacctCCTTTCTAAGGAAAGgaagccggaccccaaacatccgaataaactaaatcaaaaggtcgctgagatacagacgcactagtaggatagggaagctgaatctgtttgcctaacctacaaccctgacacgaatgcaaagacacatctcctgagacagaccccagaagaccactACGAACTAATGACGGTAAACAGACAGAGGTGACCCATccaatgatgccactgctgaaaagatccagtgacagaagcagcaaccgcaggagaactggcagatgaagtgtcagcagaaggaacgcgaagccagtctaacaTGCATAGGTCGTGACTCGTGGAGGTCAAAACTTAACGAGCCGCATCCAACAATAAAACTGACTCATAAAACTTGAACATTGCCGAAGTCATCATATACACCTCGTACGCACAACAAGTTACTTGAGGCCTGATTCCTTACAGAGTGATGGACAAGAGGATAGAGCTCTGAGCTACCATGATTCATGCCTAACCATCTGAAGCAACAGCTTGGTTCTATTCATGTTCGAATATGATTTTATTCCTTGGAACGATTCAAACAAGTTGCTCCTTATGATTCGTCTGGCTAGAGCTAGCTAGCTGTACTCTGGCAGTTCGGCCCGTCCGTGAACTGGTACATGCAATATTCAAACTTGAACCCATTTTCTCAATTTAGCATCAACCCAATACATCCAGGTCGTAATAATCTAGAATAACATCAATCAGCAAGCAGGAACAAACTACTCAACATGATCTTGGTCACTAGCGCCATTACAAATTATATAACCAACGTACGTACATTCTGCGTATACCGATCCAGATCGGAACTCCTAATCGCCCTCACATGCAAAGTTCACGGGCAAGATAACACGCTAATAATTCATCAGCATTCCACCACTCTTTCACCTATAAATACCAAACCCAAGCACCATCTAGAGCATCACAAGCACCTTGCAGTCTACAGTTCCAGAGCCAATCGATCATTTTGCTCTGAGCTTCTGTGTGGTGTAGTGATCACTCGCAGCAATGGCAGGCAAGGCATCGATCGCGCTGTTCCTCGCTGTGAACCTGGTCGTGTTCTCCATGGCCAGCGCTTGCGGGGGGAACTGCCCGACTCCTGCCACACCAACCCCGTCGACGCCTTCGACGCCCACCCCAACCCCAGCCTCGTTCGGCAGGTGCCCGCGCGACGCGCTGAAGCTGGGCGTGTGCGCCAATGTGCTGGGACTGATCAAGGCCAAGGTGGGCGTGCCCCCCACGTTGCCGTGCTGCCCGTTGCTGGAGGGGCTCGTCGACCTCGAGGCCGCCGTGTGCCTTTGCACGGTGCTCAAGGCCAACATCCTTGGCATCAAACTTAACCTCCCTATCGATCTCAGCCTTGTGCTCAACCACTGCGGTAGAAGCGTGCCCACCGGATTCAAGTGCTAAGCCATCAGTCTCTCGGTCGATCGACATGGGCACCGTCGAGCAAGATGTTCGTGCCGACGTTACCCCGTGCTGCCGCTGCGAGGGCATTATTCTGCTTGATCAGCTTTGTATGTTTGTTTATTTGTTTGTTTGCTACTTTATGTGCTAGCTACAAGTGTTCTGCATATGCATGCATACGTATGAGCTGGTTTGATCCTCTTTCCTTTTAATTATCTTAATTCTTAATTTCTCGATGATGGTTTGTGTGTATTTTGTACGATCAACATGATCAATAAAATTTGCTTTTATTAATTCCCTTCGTGTTGTGCATGATTTGGTACTAGTTTTGATCTGCATTCTGAACAGGTTAAAGACTAGGAGGCAAGCGTAATTAGCAACATATTACATGCAATAATGATTTTCAACAAACTTGCACTGGTTGCAGACCAAACGCCGAGTCAAATTTCGGCAAACTCAGATCCCTCTTGTTGCCACCTTTCATCCATCCATTCCATCACCACACACATGATTTTGACCATACAAAACGATAAGAACACGCATTAATGGTTCGATTTATACAATTTATATGCCATGTGCACTTGCCCATCGATCATTCCATAACTGAAGAATAGCCATGCTAACAATACAAGAAATCTTCTTTTGACATAACAATTCGACGAAAACCCGACCGTCACTGCTTGTGTATGTGCATGTTTACTACTTGTAGTGCTCACAAGTATTTGTTTCTCCTAAATTTCTATGAAAAATTGACTCATTCATGTATTTTTATGGCTGCTTGCAATGATATTTTTTTTACTAGATTTAACCTTAGTAAGCCTCAGCAGGTAGATGACCAGTCTTATATTTCTGTTCTGAAACTGAAAATAATCAGCATTTATATTTTAAATATGCAATTGTGCAAGCCATTTGGTCCTACCCATCAGGTGTGTTGAATATCGATATTGGGTGCAATTTCGAATCAGTTGCTAGATGGTGGATTAGTGAAAATAAGAATTCGGTGGTTAATATCTATTCATCAGCCACTCTGTGGAACATTTGGACTCTAAGAAGTGAAATGTGCTTTCAGGCAGTAAGATGGCCAGGTGTGAAAGAAATTCTCTGAAGGATCTGTGCTTCGATCAGAAGCTGGATGTACTCTGCATGGACAAGCACTCGAGCCTGCTGGATCGAACTTGATGAAACTAGATTATCGGAGAGAGGAGCTGCTCATAATCTCTTGGACATGAGCTAGCTTGCTGGTGATGGGTCTGGAGACAAATGTTGTGTTAAAGACAGATCCACCTTCACACTTGATGCGTCGGTGGGGCTCGGAGAAGACATAGGAGGCGTTGGTTGATAGCGCAAAGCTGTCTCTTTGTTTCTAGGTTGTTTTGTCGTAGGCCTTTTCCTGGGATGTTGCTGTTGTTTATTTTCTAGCTTTTGAAAGCATGTAAGATGCTTAAAACATTGTAACTTTTGGTTGACTTTTCAATGGAAGCAGGGGCAACCCCTTTTTCTCTAAAAAATGATTTATTCACATACAAATGAAAGAATTCCATGACAAATTAACTATGTGAAACATCACAATCATGTGGCACATAGACCTGACACGCCGACAAGGGGCATACTAGGCCCACCTGGCCCGGCCGAGCACAGACCCACCAAGTCCATGCTCGTGAAGCCCCCATCGGGATGCTGCTGGACGCGCGCCTCCACCTCATCCAACCTCCGGTCCGACCACCACCCCCGTCCGCCAGAAGCAGTCCAGCAGCGCCCACGTCCGGCCCGCCCAGCCCTAGATGAGCCACAAAGGGGTCCGGATTTGGGCAGTGCGAACACCGCCGCATGCCACCTCACCGCCAAGCAGCAGCGCCATCGCCAGCCCACCGCCTGTTGTTGCGCAGTCCAAAGAACCGCGCCGCCGCCAGAACCTCCTAGGCCAAGGTGCACCGTCGCCGAAGGAGAAGGCCCCGCGCCACCCCTCCAAGCGCACAGGTACGAgcagctccgccgccgccggcacagCATGGGGCTTTGCCCGGTGGCCTACGCCGACGGCGGCGGCATGGGAGACGGAGGAGGGGAGCGACAGGGAGGGCCGGGTACATCGGGGGAGAGGAGGGGGGAGGGGCGGACGGAGGCGGGGAGGGCCTGGCGGCGGCTACGCGGGGGAGGAACCCTAGTCGGGGGAGAGCTTCTTCATTATGAATCTAAAGGGCCCAATACAAGAATATGAATCTTCAATGGGTCAAGTCCATTTTGGTGTCCAACATTTAGTTCAGAGTCTTCGAGAGTTGACTTAGACATTTTTTCTACAACTCTCATAGGTGCATCCTTTTTTTACAAAACTCTCATATGTGAGGCCCATTTGGGAAACCCAACAGGCTAGGATTTAGCGCATGTATAGCAGCCCAACATCTACTATACCAAGTAGGATCCAATCCAAAAAGGGGCCCCAATAATGTAATAATGGAACGTGGATAGCATTATTCTATTGCATTAGTGGTATGAAGGAGGACGAGCTCACCATTAGCATAATGATTCTGTATCAAATCTGGCTAGCACGAAACGAGGTCAGGGAAGAGGTGCAAATAGCTACTCCACGTGAAATTATAAGGAAATCTTTGTTTCTTGTGGAGGAGTGGCAGGGGCTCAGGCCGGCGCGGGCAGCAGGTGCAGCTCAGTTAGTGGAGCACTGGCTTCCACCTCAGGAGGGCTGGACCAAACTGAATGCAGACGGGGCTTTCTCGGTGAAGGGTGAAGTAGGAGGGT
This region of Lolium perenne isolate Kyuss_39 chromosome 2, Kyuss_2.0, whole genome shotgun sequence genomic DNA includes:
- the LOC127336013 gene encoding 14 kDa proline-rich protein DC2.15 — protein: MAGKASIALFLAVNLVVFSMASACGGNCPTPATPTPSTPSTPTPTPASFGRCPRDALKLGVCANVLGLIKAKVGVPPTLPCCPLLEGLVDLEAAVCLCTVLKANILGIKLNLPIDLSLVLNHCGRSVPTGFKC